One genomic region from Saprospiraceae bacterium encodes:
- a CDS encoding PorP/SprF family type IX secretion system membrane protein yields the protein MKNGSTGFGKALLMVALISWTQLSLAQDPHFSQYISAPLLLNPAQAGLINGSYRINLNYRDQWNKIEGSDYKTVAFSGDMNFIPPLKGFRNDLMGIGLSFLSDKSPGFDFNTNELAMYVAYHKRTGKNQFLSFGTKLGILQRGVNYENLTFGDQYVEGSGYSNNSREVLPENNISSTELSLGLNYSWSASESKGLTLGISMHHITSPDFSFFNLSPPLGIEPIKQPLYGLLSFHATGAMPMSGDQMVFMPRIWILNQGPHFQLNTGALIKLPLNQDGNNSLYAGGYLRLVKGVKSVALESFVPHIAFGLGSVNLGLSYDANLRRFAPSYFQQSVFELSIALIGNYDNASFFCPRF from the coding sequence ATGAAAAACGGTAGTACTGGATTTGGCAAAGCATTGTTGATGGTCGCATTGATATCATGGACTCAATTATCCCTTGCTCAGGACCCACATTTTTCACAATACATCAGTGCCCCACTGCTGCTCAATCCCGCTCAGGCCGGACTAATCAATGGTAGCTACCGGATAAATCTTAATTACAGAGACCAATGGAATAAAATCGAGGGTAGCGATTATAAAACTGTGGCTTTTTCCGGTGACATGAATTTTATTCCTCCGCTTAAAGGCTTTAGAAATGATCTCATGGGCATTGGCCTCAGTTTTTTGTCGGACAAATCTCCGGGGTTTGATTTTAACACCAACGAACTCGCCATGTATGTGGCTTATCACAAAAGAACGGGCAAAAATCAATTTCTCAGTTTTGGAACCAAACTCGGTATTCTCCAGCGAGGAGTCAATTATGAAAATCTGACTTTTGGAGATCAGTATGTAGAAGGCTCCGGGTATTCCAATAATAGCCGTGAAGTCCTGCCGGAAAACAATATTAGCAGCACCGAGCTCTCGCTGGGATTAAATTATTCCTGGAGTGCGTCAGAATCCAAAGGACTTACCCTGGGCATCAGTATGCATCATATCACGAGCCCGGATTTTTCTTTTTTCAATTTATCCCCTCCTCTGGGCATTGAGCCCATCAAACAACCGTTATATGGCTTGTTATCATTCCATGCTACCGGAGCTATGCCTATGTCCGGAGACCAGATGGTATTTATGCCCAGAATATGGATATTAAATCAGGGACCTCATTTTCAACTAAATACAGGCGCACTGATCAAGCTACCGCTCAACCAGGACGGCAATAACAGCCTTTATGCTGGTGGCTACCTCCGATTGGTCAAAGGAGTCAAGAGTGTCGCTCTAGAATCTTTTGTACCTCATATTGCATTTGGACTTGGCAGCGTCAACCTGGGTCTGAGTTATGACGCCAATCTAAGGCGTTTTGCCCCATCCTACTTTCAACAAAGTGTATTCGAGCTTTCGATTGCCCTTATTGGCAATTATGACAATGCTAGTTTTTTCTGTCCTCGATTTTAA
- a CDS encoding M1 family peptidase, whose amino-acid sequence MEYLLYFLSFFFANHTPKHAIYPDVLHYGFQIELNDQNDTILTDATILLTTDESTDAIKLDLGSLQGDTGLGMQITQLTWISLDENGTESPLDYLHQNDRILIHRPLSKNDTVRVHIQYKGVPKDGLIISKNKYGHRTFFADNWPDRGHHWLVCHDDPSDKASLEFKIIAPDHYQVVANGIRMEETNLPSNSKLTVWKEEVPLSTKVMVIGVADFAVNLAGYVHDCIPIYSWVYPEDKEKGFYDYALAKEILPFYIQYIGPYAYKKLANVESKTRFGGLENANTIFYSEKSIKGDRSNENMIAHEIAHQWFGNMATEKSFGHLWLSEGFATYFAMLYEEEKYGKEKMIELLSKSRNLIVDYSRKKNTPVIDTTTRDYMKLLNPNTYQKGGWVLHMLRMELGDSIFHQAIRQYYVRYAGHTAGTEDLQEVFESVSGQNLHQFFKQWLYTAGHPILTITWKFDPAAKLVTGTILQTQKDPYSFPLDLSLVMNKKENIRHTLPINTSMTTFSFDANEKPIDLLVDPDTKLLHSHTISPIK is encoded by the coding sequence ATGGAGTACCTGCTATACTTTTTGTCTTTTTTCTTTGCTAACCATACGCCAAAACATGCCATCTATCCGGATGTCTTACACTATGGCTTTCAAATAGAACTCAACGATCAAAATGATACTATCCTAACTGATGCAACTATCCTGCTCACAACGGATGAATCCACCGATGCGATTAAATTAGACTTAGGCTCACTCCAGGGTGACACCGGCCTGGGCATGCAAATCACCCAGCTTACCTGGATCAGCCTAGATGAAAATGGAACAGAATCACCCCTTGATTACCTGCATCAAAATGATCGGATTTTGATCCATAGACCATTATCTAAAAATGATACTGTACGGGTGCATATCCAATACAAAGGAGTCCCAAAGGACGGCCTCATCATCTCTAAAAACAAATATGGTCATCGTACATTTTTTGCCGATAATTGGCCGGATAGAGGGCATCATTGGTTGGTCTGTCATGATGATCCATCAGATAAAGCTTCACTTGAATTTAAGATCATTGCCCCCGACCATTACCAGGTGGTGGCCAATGGCATCCGGATGGAAGAAACAAACCTTCCTTCTAATTCAAAATTGACTGTTTGGAAGGAGGAGGTTCCATTATCTACTAAGGTCATGGTCATTGGAGTGGCAGACTTTGCCGTGAATCTTGCGGGTTACGTGCATGACTGTATACCTATTTACAGTTGGGTATACCCCGAAGACAAGGAAAAAGGTTTTTATGACTATGCTTTGGCCAAAGAGATCCTCCCATTCTACATACAATATATTGGACCTTATGCGTATAAAAAACTAGCCAATGTAGAGTCTAAAACCAGGTTCGGCGGCCTGGAAAATGCCAACACGATTTTTTATTCCGAAAAAAGCATCAAGGGTGATCGCAGCAATGAAAACATGATCGCGCATGAGATCGCACACCAGTGGTTTGGCAATATGGCGACTGAAAAAAGCTTTGGGCATCTGTGGCTTAGCGAAGGGTTTGCTACCTATTTTGCCATGCTGTATGAAGAAGAAAAATACGGCAAAGAAAAAATGATCGAGCTGCTTTCGAAAAGCAGAAATCTTATCGTCGATTACTCCAGGAAAAAAAACACACCTGTCATAGATACTACCACCAGGGATTATATGAAGCTGCTCAATCCCAATACCTATCAAAAAGGTGGCTGGGTACTTCATATGCTACGCATGGAATTGGGCGATTCGATTTTTCATCAAGCTATCCGACAATATTATGTACGCTATGCAGGTCATACTGCAGGTACGGAAGATCTTCAAGAGGTTTTCGAATCAGTGTCCGGTCAAAATCTCCATCAATTTTTTAAACAGTGGCTGTACACTGCAGGACATCCTATTCTGACCATCACCTGGAAGTTTGACCCTGCTGCCAAACTTGTCACCGGCACCATCCTCCAGACCCAGAAAGATCCATATTCTTTTCCTTTGGATTTATCCCTGGTCATGAATAAAAAAGAAAACATCAGGCATACACTTCCTATCAATACTTCCATGACTACCTTTAGTTTTGATGCCAATGAAAAACCAATAGATTTGCTGGTCGACCCTGATACAAAACTGCTGCACTCACATACAATCTCACCAATAAAATAA
- a CDS encoding pyridoxal-phosphate dependent enzyme, protein MKVFENVLETIGNTPMIRLHKVCDEIAATVYAKVETYNPGHSIKDRMAMKMIKDAEETRQLLPGGTIIECTSGNTGMGLAIIAAVKGYKCIFTTTDKQSSEKINLLKAFGAEVIVCPTNVESSDPKSYYSVAERLSKSIPNSFWSNQYDNLSNSQAHFESTGPEIWDQTDGTITHLIAGVGTGGTISGTGRFLKSKNPDIKIWGIDTYGSALKKYHETGLLDPKEIYPYITEGIGEDIIPRNVDFKTIDYFEKVTDKDAALAARRLAREEGLLMGYSAGSALAGLIQLKDRLTRDDVVVVIFHDHGSRYVGKIFNDDWMRERGFLETEIKVKDLIRAKEDKRFLSLKASDTVREALNLMKEYDISALPVTDITHFIGSVTETRVLGYVLENPVANLEKSVQSIMDDPLPHVPLDMGVQAVSRYFDRKIPAVMTQDTAGNWHVITQYDIIQSIKG, encoded by the coding sequence ATGAAAGTCTTTGAGAACGTTTTAGAAACCATTGGCAATACCCCGATGATCAGGCTCCATAAAGTCTGTGACGAAATAGCTGCTACCGTATATGCCAAGGTAGAAACATACAATCCCGGCCATTCTATTAAAGACCGGATGGCTATGAAAATGATCAAAGATGCAGAAGAAACCAGGCAGCTTCTGCCCGGTGGCACGATCATAGAATGTACCTCTGGCAATACCGGTATGGGTCTGGCGATCATCGCAGCAGTCAAAGGATACAAATGTATATTCACTACCACGGACAAACAATCCTCTGAAAAAATCAATTTACTGAAAGCTTTTGGAGCTGAAGTCATCGTGTGCCCTACCAATGTGGAATCATCCGACCCTAAGTCCTATTATTCTGTGGCAGAACGATTGTCCAAAAGCATCCCAAATTCATTTTGGAGTAATCAATATGATAACCTCTCTAACAGTCAGGCACATTTTGAGAGTACCGGACCTGAGATCTGGGATCAGACGGATGGCACGATCACCCACTTAATTGCAGGCGTTGGTACAGGGGGTACGATCTCCGGCACCGGCAGATTTTTAAAGTCCAAAAACCCCGATATCAAGATCTGGGGGATAGATACTTACGGATCAGCCCTCAAAAAATATCACGAGACCGGCCTGTTAGACCCAAAAGAAATATACCCTTATATCACCGAAGGCATCGGGGAGGACATCATCCCCAGAAATGTAGATTTTAAGACGATAGATTATTTTGAAAAGGTCACAGACAAAGATGCTGCCTTGGCGGCGAGAAGACTAGCCCGGGAAGAAGGACTTCTGATGGGCTATTCTGCCGGATCAGCACTTGCAGGTTTGATACAACTTAAAGACAGACTGACCAGGGATGATGTCGTTGTGGTCATTTTTCATGATCATGGATCGCGGTATGTCGGCAAAATATTTAATGATGACTGGATGAGAGAAAGGGGCTTCCTCGAGACTGAAATCAAAGTCAAAGACCTGATCCGAGCCAAAGAAGATAAGCGTTTCCTGAGCCTAAAAGCCTCAGACACCGTGAGGGAAGCACTGAACCTGATGAAAGAGTATGATATTTCAGCGCTCCCGGTCACTGATATCACTCATTTTATAGGGTCGGTGACAGAAACCAGGGTACTGGGTTATGTGCTCGAAAACCCGGTCGCCAACCTTGAAAAAAGTGTGCAGTCTATCATGGATGACCCTTTGCCTCATGTACCGCTGGATATGGGTGTACAGGCCGTCAGCAGATACTTTGATCGCAAGATTCCTGCCGTCATGACTCAGGATACTGCCGGCAATTGGCATGTCATCACACAATATGATATCATCCAATCCATCAAAGGATAA
- a CDS encoding patatin-like phospholipase family protein, with the protein MKTGISLSGGGAKGIAHIGVLQALMDHDIQIDMIAGTSAGAIIGALFAAGIPAKDMLSSIRNTNFLRIFGLNWPDKGLGDMSYLKQLLEKLLKDDSFEALSKPLYVPVMNLNTGQVEIKSKGNLFDIVCASSSVPLLFRPIQIGDSQYLDGGIGMNMPVRCLIGKCDIILGVNLINHHPLSDKYLSSWKEIMSRVFDLSVYNNVKPEMDLCDIIIEPTEIHLYSRFNFSQAEQLYKAGYEGAMLQMPIILDMIQRHQHFVE; encoded by the coding sequence ATGAAAACAGGAATATCATTGAGTGGAGGGGGTGCAAAAGGCATTGCCCATATAGGAGTACTTCAAGCTTTGATGGATCATGACATTCAGATCGATATGATCGCAGGCACCAGTGCCGGCGCGATCATTGGTGCCTTGTTTGCAGCCGGAATTCCAGCGAAGGATATGCTCTCCTCGATTCGCAACACTAATTTTCTGAGGATATTTGGATTAAACTGGCCGGACAAAGGGCTGGGTGATATGAGTTATTTAAAACAATTATTAGAAAAGCTCCTCAAAGACGATTCCTTTGAGGCATTATCCAAGCCACTCTATGTCCCTGTCATGAATCTGAATACCGGCCAGGTAGAAATAAAAAGCAAAGGAAATTTATTTGATATCGTATGTGCCTCCAGTTCTGTACCCTTACTGTTCCGTCCAATACAAATCGGTGATAGCCAATACCTGGATGGTGGTATCGGTATGAATATGCCTGTACGGTGCCTAATCGGTAAATGTGATATCATCCTAGGAGTCAACCTGATCAATCATCACCCCTTGTCTGACAAATATCTAAGCAGCTGGAAGGAGATCATGTCCCGAGTATTTGACCTCTCCGTATACAACAATGTCAAACCTGAGATGGACCTTTGCGACATCATCATCGAACCCACAGAAATTCATCTCTATAGCCGGTTTAATTTTAGCCAGGCCGAGCAACTGTACAAGGCAGGTTATGAAGGAGCCATGCTCCAGATGCCCATTATCCTTGATATGATCCAGCGCCACCAGCATTTTGTTGAATAA
- a CDS encoding LysM peptidoglycan-binding domain-containing protein: MHINAWKVGIILSIIMQCLATPAAAGNGYVKDTIIVSLDETYGKFVLHQVQKKQTLYSLSNAYGIDLYDIYDYNPVLKSRVLGVNDIIRVPLATDHIITNEVDLVTDQSYSQMYYIIQPKDNLYRIAKVYFNMSFEDLMKRNQLASHTIKVGQKLLIGWYDPLKKSQGAPDFKQDIVKNEQHTLEQKWSESNPNIFTEEYKAISPPSDKWVSKYSEKENSADRLIPLTEDLAEINIKDRIDTKSEAATDNSKMENTSRANEIKSTGALYRPEKSKVLKRRMITSNGIAQWSKSNSTSTDLYVLHPTAPVNSIVELTNPMTHRKIYAKVLSNMPPKLYAEDVSVVVSPGVANLLGAIDGKFYVKLRFVEETIQ; this comes from the coding sequence ATGCATATTAACGCGTGGAAAGTAGGGATCATACTCAGTATCATCATGCAATGCCTGGCCACACCAGCAGCTGCTGGCAATGGATATGTCAAAGACACGATCATCGTGTCCCTGGATGAGACCTATGGCAAATTTGTGCTACATCAGGTACAAAAAAAACAGACTTTATACTCTTTGTCCAATGCTTACGGCATAGATCTGTATGACATCTATGATTATAATCCCGTGTTGAAAAGCCGGGTGCTGGGGGTCAATGATATCATCAGGGTACCCTTGGCTACCGACCATATCATCACCAATGAAGTTGACCTGGTGACTGACCAGTCCTACTCTCAAATGTACTATATCATCCAGCCCAAAGACAACCTTTACCGCATTGCCAAAGTATATTTTAATATGTCTTTTGAAGATTTAATGAAAAGAAATCAGTTGGCTTCTCATACGATCAAGGTAGGTCAAAAGCTCTTAATCGGCTGGTACGACCCATTGAAGAAAAGCCAGGGGGCTCCGGATTTTAAACAAGATATAGTCAAAAATGAGCAGCATACACTTGAACAAAAGTGGTCAGAGTCTAATCCAAATATATTTACTGAAGAATATAAAGCCATATCTCCTCCTTCGGATAAATGGGTGAGCAAGTACAGTGAAAAGGAAAATTCTGCTGATCGCCTCATCCCTTTGACTGAAGATCTGGCAGAAATCAATATCAAAGACAGAATTGATACCAAATCTGAGGCTGCCACAGATAATTCTAAGATGGAAAACACCTCACGGGCCAATGAGATCAAATCAACCGGAGCCCTTTACAGACCTGAGAAATCGAAAGTACTCAAAAGACGCATGATCACCAGCAATGGTATCGCTCAATGGTCCAAATCCAATAGCACTTCCACTGATTTATATGTATTGCACCCCACTGCTCCGGTCAATTCTATCGTGGAGCTCACCAATCCAATGACGCATCGCAAGATCTATGCTAAGGTGTTGTCCAATATGCCCCCAAAATTGTATGCAGAGGATGTAAGCGTAGTAGTTTCTCCGGGAGTAGCCAATCTACTGGGTGCGATAGATGGCAAGTTTTATGTCAAACTTCGCTTCGTAGAAGAAACGATTCAGTAA